From the genome of Ailuropoda melanoleuca isolate Jingjing chromosome 5, ASM200744v2, whole genome shotgun sequence:
AGACTCCTGAGAAGTTGTGCTCCCAGAATGGAGACAGATGGGAATTTGTAAACTTTTTAAGCCCTAGTTTGCTATGTGACCCTGAATGAGACACCtctcctgaatcttttcatttgccaAGTGAGAAGGGACGGGACAGAGCCTGGGGAGACGTGATGGTTGCTGGCGTCAGCTCTGAGATCCTGTGCTCTGGGACTCAATGCTCACGCACACACGTTTATGCAGAGGCCCCCCTTGGCCCGGGTCCCCTCAGTACGCACATCCCCCCTATGTTCTCATCACCCCCTGCCAGGATGGGATGTCAGTTATTCTCAGAAGCCCAGGGGCACCATCAACCTGACCCCAAACCCGCAGTGCCCAGGGACAGCCAGGTCTCTGTAGCAGCCATGCCAGAGTCTTGGCGCTGTGCCCCAGAGGCCAAGGTCTCCAGGCCTCTGGCTGGGTGGTGGGAGTCAGGCTCCTGAGACAATGCCTCCTTTCACACCAAGCCAAATCcacactcaggcgcccctttgcAAAAGGCTGTGCTGATGAACAATATACAAAGACccagggagtggggaggtgggatgGAGCGGTTCGGGTGAAGGCCTTTACCAAACCCAGCGAGGCTTCCCTCCTTCGCCCCAGGACACCCCCAGGAACTGTGAGCGCTACCTGAACTGGGCCCATGCCTTCCTGGTGGTGTACAGCATGGATAGCCGCCAGAGTTTCGAGGACAGCAGCAGCTACCTGGAGCTGCTGGCTTTGCACGCCAAGGAGACACAGCGCAGCTCCCCTGCCCTGCTGCTGGGCAACAAGCTGGACATGGCCCAGTACAGGTGAGCACGGACGGTGTGTCCTCCGCTCCGGAGCTCACTGTCCCCATTTGGAAAGTCTGCGTGTTACTATCAGGGATGATTGGGCTGCTAAGGAGAGTAATCCCTGCAAATTTAGGTTAAAGGGTACAGTGTGCATGGCCTTGCAGACAGGCCAGGGCAGCAAGGGAAGAGCTTCTGGCCCACACAGGGATTGGACCCTCAAAGTCAGAAGAAAAGCCACTCCTTCCGTCCTCATGGGGCTTTGGGTCTCTCTCGGCCTCACCCTCTCTTGCCTGTCTATATATGTGACCTTCCAGCCTCACTCCCCATAGCTGGCTGGTTATTATTCTGTGCCCAATTCTAGTTCTGAGAAGAAAGGCTGTGATTAATAGGCTCCTTGAGTCAGGCGTCTGCTCTGGTCCAGCCAGCTCTCGCCTCACCCAAGCAGCCCCATGCTCATTCCCACCATGGCTGTGCTGAAGGCAGCTTCTCTTAGAATGGGCTGGACTTGAATCAGAGGTCACAGGCTGGGCCAGAGGGCAGATTACCAGCAAACACGGCAGCATTTTGCTTGGCGAGCACCGTGTTTTAAGAGACTGGGAATTGGAATGCTTTGAGGAGGGGCATGCCCTCTCCAGCTGACCACAGGCCTTACCACTCCCCATGGCTTTCCTCCAGTCTCTCTGTACATTTGAGTTGCTTGCGTGGCCCCTGAAAGCATGACGCTTCCTCTTGATGGGTAATCCCACTGCCCTTCTCCAACACTGACATTTGTCCTGTGTAGCCTGTCCACCTTCGAAGTCTGGCGCCTTCTACCCATTTTCCATATGCCCCTCCCTGTTCATGTCCAGTCACTCCTGCTCCCCCAGACACCCGAGGCCCATTGACTGGGATAATCCAGGAGAGGACCTTCGGTGTAGAACTCAGATGGGCAGTGGGAAAGGAACGTGCAGTCTCATGAAGAGGGGCCACTGTAGGAGCCTTCAGAGGCCATCGAGCCCTCAGACCAAGACAAATTCCATCTCAGGGAATGAAGGAAGTCGTGTCATCTTAAAACTGAAAGGTGGTTTTTGAGGAATCATAGAGCCCACGATGCGTGAAAGAGGGGTCCGAAGACGAATGGGATTGTGCTAAATCTATCTTCAGTATGAGGGGAAAAGCTGGACCACTGTTTTGATCCCAGTCTTTGCCAAAGGGATTGTCTAAAAATGGGTGGGGAGCAAAAACAAAGATTATGGGGCTCAGCGGAGCAACTTCGTTCCCTAAGGAAAGTCGTGACAGTCTGCCCCCATTTCCCTCTTTGATCCAGTCTGGTGATGGGTTAGGATTTGATGCGCAGTCGGTCTCCTAGCTGAGCGTTGGTGTGTCTCATGATTGACTTGCAGCTACATGGTAAATCATGGGTTAGAGCAGTGGTTACCAAACCACTGATAAAATTGTCACCAGGCTGCGACAGAACAAGAGAGGATCATGTGACGTGCCCGTGTCTCCCATtcacacacatgtatgcatgcatgGGGTGCTAGTTTCTGCAAATTCATGATTCAGGCTCCCACAATGAGAACTGTTTAGACTCAAGCTCGTCGTAAAGGTAAATAATATCCAGTATTCCTTCAAAAGGGGTTAGTCAGGAAGCAGTGAGCTTACAGACAGGACACCAGCCCTGGGTAGGGAGTCCAGATGCTCTGCCCCTGGCCCTTTTTGTCCTGGTCACTCTCTGCCTGATACTCCTCACAGGGAAGCTAGCCCACTCTCAGCCCCCCTGCTCTTGCCAAATTAACCTTGGCTCAGAAATCTCTTCCCACCAATACCCACTGGTCTCACGGGCTATGCCGCTGTCTGCAGGAATGGCGCAGGAATGGCGGGTGGGGCAATCAGCAGTGCAGGGTGGTCACAAAGATTCAGCCCATGGAACCTTGGCCTCAAGACCTCAGGTactcccaccccttccttctggACGTCTGACCGACCCAAGAGCCAGTCTTTTTCCTCTCACCTTGATTCCCATGGCTTTCAGGCCAGAAGCTTCTAGGACCTCCCCAGTTAAATATTCCATCCTGTCAGGATAGAGGGTATAGGATGAAGCTGACAATAGGTGttgttccctctccccttctctccctccttcccttgaaATGTCCCCCttgctctccctgcccctcccctagaagaGCAGGCAACACTCCGCATGAGCCCTGAGAACTCTGCCAGCCACAGACATCTTGAGGCACCTCGCCCTCCCCTTCTCTGTGGTCTCACACCCTTCCGTCCAGACCACTGCCTTTCTCTGGAGCTGATCCCACAGGCCGGGGCTGAGGGTGGCCCATTTCCTGACCAAGGACCCATGCTGGCCTaaagggaggcagggctgggaacgACCATCTTCCGGCCACAAGCAGGGTCTAGCCAGTGAGCTTCTCCCGTGCCCACTCTTTGTTCCTGAATTCTGGCTTTGGTGACATCAGCCACCATTTGTAGAGCActgactctgtgccaggtactaaaCTAGACACACGATACAAATGGCCTTTCTGAATCCTTTAACAACCCTGAGAGGCAGATGTCATTATCCCATTGTACTCATGAGATGACTGCAGGTCACCAAGCCCGTGAGTGGGGAGACGAGTGTAGACGCAGGCCTGCCTGACTTGGACGCGCACTCCTGACCCTGCCTCGCCCTGCTTCCCCACCAGGCAGGTCACCAAGGCAGAGGGCGCAGCCTTGGCGGGGAAGTTCGGGTGCCTGTTTTTCGAGGTCTCGGCCTGCCTGGACTTTGAGCACGTGCAGCATGTCTTCCACGAGGCGGTGCGGGAGGCCCGGCGGGAGCTGGAGAAGACTTCCCTGCCCCGGCCCCTCTTCATCTCCGAGGAGAGGGCCCTGCCTCACCAGGCTCCGCTCACCGCCCGGCATGGGCTGGCCAGCTGTACCTTCAACACACTTCCCACCGTCAGTCTGAAGGAGATGCCTGCCGTGGCCCAGGCCAAGCTGGTCACTGTGAAGTCATCCCGGGCCCAGAGCAAGCGCAAGGCACCCACCCTGACCCTGTTGAAGGGCTTCAAGATCTTCTGAGGGCCCCCTAAGGATCCCAGACTCAGCAGCTGCCCGGGGCTGCAGGACAGGGGCTGGCTTCTCACCACCGCCTTTCCCTCTGACAAAACAATAGCCCTTGCGCTCTGGCAGACAGCTGACCCCTCTTCCAGCACCAAGTAATGTCCCTGACATCCAGTTCACGGTGTGAGCGGGAGGGACAGGCAGGAATGCTGCTCTTCCTCACTCCCGGCCTTGGTTTCTCTGGTAACCACTGCATTTCCTGACCCTGAAGGGTAGTAGCCACTGAGACAACCCAGAGACCTGGGGTCAGCCTGAAGTGGAAGGAAATTGCAGTGTCCATCGTGGTGCCATCACCCCTTCCAACTGCAGCTACAGCCGGTCTGGCTGTGGCCCCTAGTGGACAGCTCTGGATGGTCCAGCTCCAGGAAGCCCTGCCCGGTAGGTGTAGGCCTGAGAACAGGCTACAGGAGGAGCAGCCCTGAGGTCCTAGCACCACCTGGTGGACAGGAAGGGCAGAGCGACTACAGGTTTGGTGGAGGGCGGGGCTTGCCTGGCCCTCCGGTTGTCCTTTGACTTCACAGAAGCCCCAGGCAACAAACCCCACAGTTTATCCAAGTAAAATCTAGTTTAAATAATCCTATGGGACAGGCTGTGAGAACCAAAATTTCCAGGAAGGGCTATTTCCAGTACTTTGCCTTTCAGTGAGGACTGGGGACTCTGGGTCGGCCAGGGTAGCGAGCCTCCAGTGTTTGTCCCCCCAGGAGACAGGGCCCCCTTATTTTCCCATCTTAAATTCAGGACTCTCTCCACAGACCCTCAGGACCGCCTCCTGAAGTTTAATGATCAGAGCTGTAGAACAAAGTCATTCTCTCTAGTGACCAGCACCCAGGACTCCCAGGAGCCTATAACTGGGGGTATCAGACATCCAGTGGGTGCTGTTAGCCTGCCCCAGGCTCATAGGTAGAAACACAGTAGACCATCTGTAGTCTGGTCTAGCAGGACCCAGTACCTTCGACAGTGGGTCTGAGTGTTCAAAGCCCACTTTTGAAAGATAGAAGCTAAGGCATTTGGAGTtcataaagcaattttttttgcAGAAGTTATTTGAGGTCATCACCACAGCTGATACAACAACACTGTGGCTCAGACACAGGATCAGGACACTGTCTCGGGATCCCACTGTTAGCACGAGGAGTCCATAGTTTTCTAACTCTGTTTACCTCGGGGCCCTGGCCCAAAGCAAATCTCTCATGGACCCTCAGCAGATAAGCAGGTAAAGGAGAGGGCTGTGCTAGGAGGAAGGGATGCAAAGAGGATTCTGAGCCCAGAATCCTGCTCTTGGCAATTCCAGGACCTTGGATTAAGAGCAACAGCTCTCACCTGGCCTTCGACCCCATTCTGTGGATGGAGAAGTTGAGGCCAGAGGGAGGCTATGAACTCCTCAAGACCACAGGGGGAGTCCTAGCCGGGCTTCCTGACCCACAGGCCGGCTATGGATTTCGGGCTCCTGCTGCAAGCTGCTTGTGTTGGAACACCGCTGTTTGAACAAACTATGCAATTCCAAATGCCCACTTCCagaagcattttaataaaaagtggtGTTTTTCCCCCCCATAACAGAATATTAGTTTGATTGCAGTTCATTCATCTTATCTGCTGGCAACATGGGGCAGGGCTCTGAACTCTTGCTAGGTCTCCGATTCCTGTGGGTCTGGAAGGAGAACCAGTGACACGTCTCCCTCTTTTAACTCCATTTCCACCTGGGCTAAATTGTGCTTTTCTGAGAGCAAAGTCTCTCTTAGGATGTTCAGGTTATTGTCATCTCTGGTTTCAGCCTCAGCCTCGTCTTGGACTTCTGGAGTTTGCTTTTCTGGTTGGTTTTTCCCCAGGAGCTTTTGATTTctgggaggagagaaaaacactTGAATCTGGGTTCCCTGAGCTGGGGTACTGAGTGGCTGGGAGCAAGACTGGGCCTCCCAAGTGGATTAGCAGGTTGGAGGGGGAAATCCAGTAGCTAGTTCTGGGAACTGTTAGGGGAGAAAGCCAACATAGTTTGGTGTTCTTTTGGCAGAGAAATGGCTTATTCTCGCCCGTGCATCATCTCACCAAATCCTCTTTGCCACCATGAGCTCAACTATTATCGCCCCCTGCTCCCCTTACAGGTGGAATGGGGTTCAAAAAGGTCAAAGGTACACATACCTTGGACATGCATTTAAGTCTCCTGACTCTGGGTTCCACGTTCTTTTCACCAACCCACATTTCCTCTATCCCAGGGCTGTCAACCTACTTAGTGTAGTTCcgtgttaccccatccccaccctcatcCGCCTCATCCCTAGACAAACTACTTCAGGAAGTTCCTAACTCATCTTCCTGCTTCTAGGTGCTTGCTTTTCCAAGCCAGCGCGCACACACCAGTCATGTTTCTAAAAGCCCCGGTGCACACATCACTTCTCAGCTCAAGCACCTTtagtggctccccactgcccatgTCCTTAACCTGGTGTTCAAGACCCAGCCTTTCTTTCAGTAACTCCCCCAAGTGTCCTCCCTCCAAAGGTGATGGTACTCAAGATACCCCTAGGCGTCCTGGCCATAGTGGAGGGACCCAGCTGTGGTAACGGCTGAATGCCCAGAGAATCTGCTCGGGCCAGAGGGGGAGCAGCTCAGTGTCTGCTGCTCCCATGGACAGCCACTTTGTCCCTGAGTTGACCTTGCTGAGGGCGATGCTTCCTGACAGGGTAAGAAAGGCAAGGTCACCTTTTTAAAAGCTACACTCCTTTGGTTCCTTTTATATCCTACATCCAGACTAACCTTGCTAAAACAGACGTTTCATGTCCCTGTGCAAAGCCATTCTCTGGCTCCCCAATGCCCATGGTCTAGAACCTGAATTCCTTGGGATGCCACCTAGGACCCATACATTCTGGGTCCTTCCCTCCTCTtgtcctctctccacccccaccccacagccatATGGGccgcccctcctccagcttggtGCCTGCTATCCCTCAGTCTGAAGGCTTCCCCGgtccactctccctctctctttttgccTTGAAGTCCCCAGATCCCACCACTGTGTTCCCACACGCTCTGTATGTCCCCCACTGAGCATCTGTCACTCTGAACTACACTTATCTCCCCACCAGACTGTAAATTCTATAAGGCTGCATTTTGCTGTCCCAAAGGGTGGCTAGCCAAGACCCCTAGATGACGGCTCCCTGGATTTCCCTTGGGAGGGCAGGTCCCCCCACCTCGCAGAGACCACCCCCAGACCAGCTCCTCACCTGTTTGCCTGGATGCTCCTTCCCAGAAGGACGAAGCTTATCACACCCACCACGCCCACCAGGGCAAAGATGGAATAATTCCAAGGAGATGCTGGGGAAGGACACATGGAACAGAGCCTTGAGGGAGAGGCTGGGTGCCCCTCAGGCCCACCGACAGCTGGGGCTTGGGCTCAGACTCAGCTCATGGCATCAGTCATCCCCTGCTGTGGGCCAGGTGTTGTGGAGACTAATGAAGATGAGCCCTGCCCTGCGGGGCCTCCAGTgtgggggagcgggagagggagggacaatTTC
Proteins encoded in this window:
- the RASL12 gene encoding ras-like protein family member 12, giving the protein MECGGSRGGPAPRHRPAPPPPPGWAGPRERSPHGARRRGPGRGHQRGPRPRARGEPADRPPGPRLAGTLLGALLPRTLVPLSSVAMSSVFGKPRAGSGPQSAPLEVNLAILGRRGAGKSALTVKFLTRRFISEYDPNLEDTYSSEETVDHQPVHLRVMDTADPDTPRNCERYLNWAHAFLVVYSMDSRQSFEDSSSYLELLALHAKETQRSSPALLLGNKLDMAQYRQVTKAEGAALAGKFGCLFFEVSACLDFEHVQHVFHEAVREARRELEKTSLPRPLFISEERALPHQAPLTARHGLASCTFNTLPTVSLKEMPAVAQAKLVTVKSSRAQSKRKAPTLTLLKGFKIF
- the SLC51B gene encoding organic solute transporter subunit beta, producing MDHSEGVIPAPAGTTAPQELLEEVLWFFRVEDASPWNYSIFALVGVVGVISFVLLGRSIQANRNQKLLGKNQPEKQTPEVQDEAEAETRDDNNLNILRETLLSEKHNLAQVEMELKEGDVSLVLLPDPQESET